ACGCCGAAAGCTTCAAGGGCGAGGAACACCTCGCGAAGATAAATGAAGAGGCGCGCGCGATAGTCGCGAAAGCGATAGCCTAGCCGCCGCGCAGCTCCAAAACACACGCCTGTATTTCGCCGCACGGACTTATGCTCCGCGCGGCGTTTTTTGTCCTTCTATCCGCCAGCAAACATATGCCTCTTAAGCATGACTTGCGCGTCCATACTAAGTATTTGTTATCCGTTTCGGGACGTTATAGACTATGCGCGTCGAAGGGAAACGCAGACGAGAAATGCGGAAATCCCTCGAAACATCAAGAAAAAATTTTTGAAGGGAGCAACTATACAATGGATGCAAAAATGCTTGACGGCAAGGTAGCTATAATCACCGGCGCGAGCTACGGGATGGGGCGCACGATGGCGGAACTCTTCGCCGAAGAAGGCGCGAAGGTCGTAATCACGGCGCGCGGCAAAGAAAAACTCGACGAGGTGGTAAAGGGCATAAACGAGAAGGGCGGCCAGGCGGTCGGAGTCGTGGCCGACACATGCTCGACCGAGGACACGAAGCGCGTGTTCGAGACGGCGCTCAAAGAGTTCGGCGACGTGGACATCCTCATCAACAACGCCGGCATAGGCGAGCAGAAGCTCATCGACGAGACCGACGACGACTGGATGCTCTACGTCATGAACACGAACCTCGGCGGCCCGATGCGCTATATCCGCGAGGCGCTCAAGATATTCCTTCCGAAGAACGACGGCGTCATCATCAACATCTCCTCCGTCAACGGCACGCGCCCCTTCTGCGGCGCGACCTACACCTCGACGAAGGGCGCGCTCAACACTCTGACCAAGAACGTAGCGATGCGCCTCATAGACACGAACATCCGCTGCAACGCCGTCGCCCCGGGCGCGACTATCACCCCGGCGCACCTCGCGAACAAGGCCGGCGAGCAGCCCGGCGGCGCCGAGATGCTGAAGTACAGCGGACATTTCGTCTACTTCCCGGGCCCCGAGTGCGAGGCGATCGACCAGGCTTACGCCTGCCTCTATCTCGCGAGCAAGATGGGCAAGGCTGTCAAGGGACAGGTAATCCAGGTCTGCAACGGGGCTTTCCTCTAATAGACACCGGAAATTGACGGCGGCGGCGCGCGCCGGACACGCGCCGCCGCGTTTTATCAGTTCTATTACAAGCTGCAAAACGGAGGATTTTTACGATGAAAATGAAATTTATTCCCGCATTCGCCGCGGCTGCGGCGATATGCTCCGCTTCCGCCTGTTTCGCCGCGCAGAACAGCCTGACCTACGACGCGTCGGTGCTCGGGCCGTCGCCTGTTCCCGCGATGGAACGCGGCCTCCAGACCGCGGCTGCGGAACAGTGGCTCAAGGTGTCGGACGGCGCGCACGAGCTCGAAGGAGCGACATTCGGCCCGGACGGCGCGCTCTACTTCTGCGACGTCACCGCGCGCAAGGTCATGCGCGTCACGAAGGATAAGGAGCTCTCCGAATTCGCGTCTTTCAAGGACTTCGCCCCCGGAGGCCTCGCCTTCGCGCCCGACGGGCGCCTCTTCGCGGCGGCGCTCGACTTCCCGAGCGGCAGGGGCGTGATAGCCGCGATAGCCCCGGACGGCTCGAAGATGGAATACATCCTTCCGCCCGAGGCCGGCTATATGCCGAACGATGTAATCTTTGACAAAAACGGCGGATTTTACTTCAGCGACTTCAAAGGCACTCCCTCAGAGCCGAAAGGCGGTATATATTACGCGGCCCCCGACATGAAGACGGTCTCGGTAGTCGCGGCTGATTTCGCGCAGGCGAACGGCGTCGCGCTCAGCCCCGACGGGACGGTGCTGTGGGCTACGGAGTTCGGGCGCAACCTGCTCTACCGCTTCGAACTTGAAAGCGCGGTCAAGGTGTCGGAGCTCGGCACCTCCGTCCCGTACCGCTTCATCGGCCCCGCGCCGGACTCCATGCGCACCGACGCGGACGGCAACGTCTACGTCGCGATGTACGGACAGGGGCGCGTCATGGCCTTCAACGGCAGCGGCATACCGATAGGACAGATACTGCTGCCGGGGCGCGAAGAAGCCAGGATAGCGACGACCAGCCTCGCGATAGACCCCGGCTCGAAGGAAGCGTATATAGTCGCGCGCACCGTGAAGGACGGCGGCGGCGCGTGGATCTACAGATTCGGAGCCTTCGCGCACGGCCCCGCGGTCAACGTCAACAAGTAACAGCGCGGTAATTATAAAGGCCGTCAGGTTCTTCCTGACGGCCTTAGTTCCAAATATCCGCGGCGGCCTAGCTCAGATACTTTTCGATAAAACGGCTCACGGCTTCGCAGAAAAGCTCGACGCTTTCGACCGCGTCCATATTCTCGTCCATCTCCCATAGGAAGCAGGCTCCGTACAGGTAGGCCGTAATCATCCGGCATATACCTGCGCAGTCCGTGTCGGGTTTCAGCTCGCCTTTCTCCCTGGCCTCTTCGAGCATCGAGAGGAGATACGAGGTGTCGGCGGCGAGACGCATGACGGGGTCGTCGTGCTCCATTACGACCCTGACCCACAGCCGGCAGAAGTCTCTGCTCATATTCTTTTTCACGGAATGCAGATAGGTTTTCGCGTAATCCGTCAGTTTTTCCGCAATCGGCGTCTCTGGGTGCGCGTCAAGGTGCGTGAAAGAATCTTTCGGCCAGATCGCCATCATAGTGGTTTTCAGAAAATCTTCTTTCCCCGTGAAATAGTAATAGAAAGTGCCCTTAGCGACCCCGGCCTCTTCGATGATGTCGTTCACCGAAGTGTTGTTCAGGCCGTTTTTCGCAATCAGCTCAAGACCGACCCGCATCAATTCCTCTTTTTTGCCTGTGTTTGAAGAAATTGATTCTCTTGCGGCGGCCTGAGCCGGGCTGATATATTTTTCGTTCAAGAAAAGGACTCCTCCTCAATAGCGTATCGGCCATATATCAACGGACGAGCAAAGCTGATGGCACAGCCGTTAATCTAGGGACTGCGTCTCTGCGCGGATTGCTTTACCTTACACGAACTTTGGGAAAATGTCCATACAGCGAACCGCTTTTTTCTATGTAAAACAAGTGCGTGAAATTTCTCACACGACGATTGTCTTTTTTGCGAATGAGTGATATGCTTCGCATTGTACTGATGGTCAGTTGACCGATAGTACAGCAGCTTTCCGCAGGGACGGAAAGAGCGCGCTCCCCTGTGAAAAGCCGCCGTCATGCTTCGCCGGCGCAAAGTTTCTGCGCGGAGCGCGGCGAAACGGCCTTCCGGCGTCAGTACGCATCGACGTTATAACTTTTCAAAAACGGAGGGATTTGTTGTGAAAATGAGAAAGAATCTGCTGGCCGCGTTGTCGGCCGCCGCGGTGATAGCCGTCTGCCAGTGCGCCTTTGCTGCGCAGGGCGGACTCGTCTACGACGAAAATTCGTCCGGGCCCACTCCCGTCCCGCCTTCGGAACGCGGCCTCCAGACCGTGCAGGCTTCGCGCTGGTTTGAGGTCACGAAAGAGATGCACGAACTTGAAGGCACGGTGCTGGCGGCGGACGGAACGCTCTATTTCAGCGATGTGACGGCCGGCACTATCATGCGCATGACCCACGACAAGAAGCTCTCTACATTTG
The sequence above is drawn from the Cloacibacillus sp. An23 genome and encodes:
- a CDS encoding SDR family NAD(P)-dependent oxidoreductase; this translates as MDAKMLDGKVAIITGASYGMGRTMAELFAEEGAKVVITARGKEKLDEVVKGINEKGGQAVGVVADTCSTEDTKRVFETALKEFGDVDILINNAGIGEQKLIDETDDDWMLYVMNTNLGGPMRYIREALKIFLPKNDGVIINISSVNGTRPFCGATYTSTKGALNTLTKNVAMRLIDTNIRCNAVAPGATITPAHLANKAGEQPGGAEMLKYSGHFVYFPGPECEAIDQAYACLYLASKMGKAVKGQVIQVCNGAFL
- a CDS encoding SMP-30/gluconolactonase/LRE family protein; its protein translation is MKMKFIPAFAAAAAICSASACFAAQNSLTYDASVLGPSPVPAMERGLQTAAAEQWLKVSDGAHELEGATFGPDGALYFCDVTARKVMRVTKDKELSEFASFKDFAPGGLAFAPDGRLFAAALDFPSGRGVIAAIAPDGSKMEYILPPEAGYMPNDVIFDKNGGFYFSDFKGTPSEPKGGIYYAAPDMKTVSVVAADFAQANGVALSPDGTVLWATEFGRNLLYRFELESAVKVSELGTSVPYRFIGPAPDSMRTDADGNVYVAMYGQGRVMAFNGSGIPIGQILLPGREEARIATTSLAIDPGSKEAYIVARTVKDGGGAWIYRFGAFAHGPAVNVNK
- a CDS encoding TetR/AcrR family transcriptional regulator, which produces MNEKYISPAQAAARESISSNTGKKEELMRVGLELIAKNGLNNTSVNDIIEEAGVAKGTFYYYFTGKEDFLKTTMMAIWPKDSFTHLDAHPETPIAEKLTDYAKTYLHSVKKNMSRDFCRLWVRVVMEHDDPVMRLAADTSYLLSMLEEAREKGELKPDTDCAGICRMITAYLYGACFLWEMDENMDAVESVELFCEAVSRFIEKYLS